The following are encoded together in the Juglans microcarpa x Juglans regia isolate MS1-56 chromosome 2D, Jm3101_v1.0, whole genome shotgun sequence genome:
- the LOC121249342 gene encoding uncharacterized protein Mb2253c-like: MKGRAPSDFIVKFTDFPEEVANAPIGKPWQVFVGGSSCRTKGGVGVHIIGDSRHEHHYMVKLTAKTTNNEAKYEALVAGLSIAEALGVTEVKVKVDSQVVVNQVLGVYKMKSKNLKKYLQLAWEKRDQFCHFSIEQIPRESNNITDKLA, encoded by the coding sequence ATGAAGGGACGAGCCCCATCAGACTTTATCGTCAAGTTTACCGACTTTCCTGAAGAAGTGGCAAATGCACCAATTGGAAAGCCTTGGCAAGTCTTCGTCGGTGGCTCATCCTGTCGTACTAAAGGGGGAGTAGGGGTCCACATAATAGGTGACTCTAGGCATGAACACCATTACATGGTGAAACTCACTGCCAAAACTACCAACAATGAAGCCAAGTACGAAGCATTGGTAGCAGGACTTTCGATAGCTGAGGCACTAGGAGTTACTGAGGTCAAGGTAAAGGTAGACTCCCAAGTAGTCGTTAATCAAGTGTTGGGAGTGTACAAGATGAAaagcaaaaatttgaaaaagtacttACAGTTGGCATGGGAGAAGCGTGACCAGTTTTGTCACTTTAGCATCGAACAAATACCTAGAGAGAGCAACAACATAACGGACAAACTTGCATGA